CCTCTACCATGAAAACACTCCCATTTTAAAGAATTTTAATTCTTAACCAGAGTCCAAGAATTAAAATAATAGCTTAAGTGTTACATTTAAATGAAaggttcctttagaacagaggttcccaaccatttttatgccaaggACCTCTACCATCAACCAAGGGGtcagtggactccaggttggTAAATCCTGCTTTAGAAAATGTATAGCAACAATCCAAGTCACCTACATACAATTCAGTTTTGTACAAAAAGCTAAAGACAAAAAATCAATTTACTTCCACAGAAAAATCATACTGGCACAGACATTTCAATAGGTAAACCTTCTGTTTTATACTTACTGGTAAACGCCATTGTAGACTAAAAGCTGAGTGACTAGTGTTGCAAGAAAGGCAATTCCTATTCCAAGTCCTAAGCCACTTCGAGATCTGTCAAATGTCCACCACAATCCAATGGAAAGTGCTGCTAATGTAAGGGAGAGCTGCATATTGTTGGCAAAGTCAACTTTCTATAATAAATAGGTTAAGGCTTGAAACAGAGAATTCAACAATATTTAGATTAAATAGATATCTAAAATGTTAAGAAGTtaataaataaatgtaaaataAATCCCAATAAAAACCTCTTCAAATAAACTTTCTTAGCAGATACTTTTAACAGTAGGAACAACTATGTTCAAAATTAATCACTGAAACAATGTGATATGATATAAAGCTCCTACATTTGATTCATGTATACagtcaaaatatttttttttaaatcaaaggaTAAACAAAGGATACAGCACTAGCATGGTTTATCCCAACAAAAACTGCCACACAACGCATTACGCTGGACCATTCTCTCTTGAATTTGTGTGGTTCTCCCAAATGGCTGTCAATGCAAGGATAAAGCAAACCAATCACAGctagaacaaaaagaaaaaggaattGATTTGTGCACCCAAAAATACCATACTTTTACATAACTGTTTTTATGCTGTTATTTAAAGGTTCTTCCTGCTGTTATCTACGAACTTGcatggaacagttattacccatctgCCTCCTGAACTGGCAaggataactccactcacaaCTTTGAATTGATTCCAGAACCTAGAATGACTTTCCAGgattccacaactcatgttctcagttattTATTCATGTTTTAATTtgcaaaatttgtcttttgcacataggttgtttgtcaatctttaagTATAGTTCATAAATTCTActgaatttctttattttcctgtaaatacttgCAAGAAAGCAAACCTCACGGTAGTTCACAGcaacatacattgataataaatttatgctAACTCTGAActgagagcatggatcaatacacgGAATTATGACATTACCGCCATTACCAAGACTTAGCTGTCACAAGGACAGAATTGGGAGCTTGATGTTCTGacatttagatatttacaagACACTGGAATGGCACTGCTAATCATACATACTATGACAGCTGCAGATTGTGGTGGGATTTTCTGGGAGTTCTGctttttgtgaattttataaataacagatgaggaagtgaaagggagggttatcaagtttgcagatggcacaaaggttgatGGTACTGTGGCTAGTGCAGAAGCTTTCAGCACAGCATTACAATGGGatagataggatgcagagctgggctgagaggcagcagatggaattcaatctggaaaagtctGAAGAGATAGTTTTGGGAAGATCGAACTTAAAAGCAAAGTGCAAGTTAGTGGCAGGGTTTttaggagtgtggaggaacagagcaaTGTCGGCGTCCAAATACATAGATTCTTCAAAGTTATTATGCAAGTTGAAAGGATAATTAGGAAGGTgtctggtgtgttggccttcattaatcaaagtaTAGGGTTCATTAATCAGCAAGGTAATGTAGTAGCTCCATAAAATTCTGCTTagagcacacttggagtatcatgttCATATTTAGTCaccttataggaaggatgtggaaagtttAAAGATGCTttagaaatttaccaggatgctgtcaggaCTAGAGAACATGTTTTTTTGAGTAAAGGTTGAACAAATCCATGCTGTTTCCTTTGGAGCAAaacagaatgaggggtgactttatagagaCGTATcatattatgagaggcatagatagtgacAGCCGATACCAGCAATGGCCAATATCAGAGAACATTCATTTGAGAGGAGGAAAGCTTAGGGtacatgtcagaggtaggtttctaCACCGCAGTAGGTGccaggaatgcactgccagggtgaCAGTGGATACATTACAGACATTTGAGAGATTTAAAAGACACATGGATCTAaagaaaatggaggattatgggcagtgtaggagggaagggttagtttgatAGTGGGCAGAAGGGCCCATATCGTGCTGGAACAAACCAACTAGAACCACTGTTATAGTAGGGATGTTAACTGGTCACACCTTTAACAATATCCATTTTCCCAGCCACTTCTGGATATCATGTGGAATGAATTAATTGAGTGGAGACTTCAATTTTTTCAGTCACATGGAGCTATGTCATTGGTATAAACCACTCCAACACCCCAGAGTAAGGGTTCCCAATTTTTTTGGAGCCCGagcattaaccgaggggtccgtggaccccaggttggcagCCTCTGCCCTAGAATAACACAAGTATGAAAATCCTGTCCTCATACAATGAGAAGTAGAATAATTTCAATCAGGAAGCTAATATTAACAGTTTATTTTGTACTTACAAGATTTATCAGTAAGAATGAGAGAAAATTAGCTTGTCCAAGTGAAACTGATTTGCTCAAATTATCTTTATTTGCACCACCACACAAGTATTTCATAAACAAAGAAACCCATGATGACTTACCAGATGCTGTGCCACAACATGGTGGAACCCACCACGCTGATGAGAAGATGCTG
The Hemitrygon akajei chromosome 5, sHemAka1.3, whole genome shotgun sequence DNA segment above includes these coding regions:
- the insig2 gene encoding insulin-induced gene 2 protein, which codes for MADEERNKTSTVQIGHSLYLSVITNQNMNLLIRGVVLFSIGVFLALVLNLLQIQRNVTLFPPDVIASIFSSAWWVPPCCGTASAVIGLLYPCIDSHLGEPHKFKREWSSVMRCVAVFVGINHASAKVDFANNMQLSLTLAALSIGLWWTFDRSRSGLGLGIGIAFLATLVTQLLVYNGVYQYTSPDFLYVRSWLPCIFFAGGITMGNIGRQLALYECKVIPEKPHQD